In Halorussus limi, a genomic segment contains:
- a CDS encoding cbb3-type cytochrome c oxidase subunit I — MGLLLFGVATFLTRLEDWRSYTPLAGGGYVGEQTGQAHSEKPAGIVRWLTTVDHKDIGMLYGLYGIVAFAWGGIAVLLMRAELAAPAENIIGANFYNALLTTHGITMLFLFGTPILAAFGNYFIPLLIGADDMAFPRINAIAFWLLPPAAVLIWAGFPLASLTDSIDPAQTAWTMYTPLSVEQTNPGVDLMLLGLHLSGVSATMGAINFIATIFTERGEEVGWENLDIFSWTMITQSGLILFSFPLLGSALVMLLLDRNFGTMFFAAEGGGPILWQHLFWFFGHPEVYILVLPPMGLVSLILPRFAGRKLFGFKFVVYSTLAIGVLSFGVWAHHMFATGIDPRIRASFMAVSLAIAVPSAVKTFNWITTMWNGKLRLTAPMLFCIGFVQNFIIGGVTGVFLASIPVDLVLHDTYYVVGHFHFIVMGAIAVAGFAGIYYWFPLYTGRMYQRTLAKWHFWLTMIGSNVTFIAMLLLGYGGMPRRYATYVFSNPELVSMFTNLHIIATVGAFIMGFGQLIFVYNIVTSWLEGPHVESGDPWDLEDTGMKTKEWAWFERKRETALTDGGEEVAADGGETVEDE, encoded by the coding sequence ATGGGGCTCCTCCTGTTCGGGGTCGCCACGTTCCTCACTCGCTTAGAGGACTGGCGCTCCTACACGCCCCTCGCGGGCGGCGGGTACGTCGGCGAACAGACCGGGCAGGCCCACAGCGAGAAGCCTGCCGGAATCGTGCGTTGGCTAACGACTGTCGACCACAAGGACATCGGTATGCTGTACGGCCTGTACGGCATCGTCGCGTTCGCGTGGGGCGGAATCGCCGTCCTGCTCATGCGCGCCGAACTGGCCGCACCCGCCGAGAACATCATCGGGGCGAACTTCTACAACGCTCTGCTGACGACTCACGGCATCACGATGCTGTTCCTCTTCGGGACGCCGATTCTCGCGGCGTTCGGCAATTACTTCATCCCGCTGCTCATCGGCGCGGACGACATGGCGTTCCCTCGCATCAACGCCATCGCATTTTGGTTGCTGCCGCCCGCGGCCGTCCTCATCTGGGCGGGGTTCCCGCTGGCCTCGCTGACCGATAGCATCGACCCGGCCCAGACGGCGTGGACGATGTACACGCCGCTGTCGGTCGAACAGACCAACCCCGGCGTGGACCTGATGCTGCTCGGCCTCCACCTCTCGGGGGTGTCGGCGACGATGGGTGCGATAAACTTCATCGCGACCATCTTCACCGAGCGCGGCGAAGAGGTGGGTTGGGAGAACCTCGACATCTTCTCGTGGACGATGATTACCCAGTCGGGACTCATCCTGTTCTCGTTCCCGCTGCTGGGGAGCGCACTGGTCATGCTCCTGCTCGACCGTAACTTCGGCACGATGTTCTTCGCCGCGGAGGGTGGTGGTCCCATCCTCTGGCAGCACCTGTTCTGGTTCTTCGGCCACCCCGAGGTGTACATCCTCGTGCTGCCGCCGATGGGACTGGTCAGTCTCATCCTGCCCAGATTCGCGGGCCGGAAGCTGTTCGGGTTCAAGTTCGTCGTCTACTCGACGCTGGCCATCGGCGTCCTCTCCTTCGGCGTCTGGGCTCACCACATGTTCGCCACCGGCATCGACCCGCGCATCCGAGCGAGTTTCATGGCGGTGTCGCTTGCAATCGCGGTGCCGAGCGCGGTCAAGACGTTCAACTGGATCACCACGATGTGGAACGGGAAACTGCGTCTGACCGCACCGATGCTGTTCTGCATCGGTTTCGTCCAGAACTTCATCATCGGGGGCGTCACCGGCGTCTTCCTCGCCTCCATCCCGGTCGACCTCGTGCTGCACGACACCTACTACGTGGTCGGGCACTTCCACTTCATCGTGATGGGCGCCATCGCCGTCGCCGGGTTCGCGGGCATCTACTACTGGTTCCCGCTCTACACCGGTCGGATGTACCAGCGCACCCTCGCCAAGTGGCACTTCTGGCTCACCATGATCGGTAGCAACGTGACGTTCATCGCCATGCTCCTGCTGGGTTACGGCGGGATGCCCCGGCGCTACGCGACCTACGTCTTCAGTAACCCGGAGTTGGTCTCGATGTTCACCAACCTGCACATCATAGCGACGGTCGGCGCGTTCATCATGGGCTTCGGCCAACTCATCTTCGTCTACAACATCGTCACGTCGTGGCTTGAAGGCCCCCACGTCGAGAGCGGCGACCCGTGGGACCTCGAAGACACCGGCATGAAGACCAAGGAGTGGGCGTGGTTCGAGCGCAAGCGCGAGACGGCCCTCACCGACGGCGGCGAGGAAGTCGCCGCTGACGGTGGCGAGACCGTCGAAGACGAATAG
- a CDS encoding DUF7520 family protein, which yields MSETFRGRSFVVGFYLLIVAITGAVGAILGVVGPDDLTAVKLFGLVELQPTPLGLAVYGTVTVGLVLGVLLMLVVVVSKVADAESAGNRP from the coding sequence GTGAGCGAGACGTTCCGCGGACGGTCGTTCGTCGTCGGGTTCTACCTGCTCATCGTCGCCATCACCGGCGCGGTCGGCGCGATACTCGGCGTTGTCGGGCCGGACGACCTCACCGCGGTCAAACTCTTCGGACTGGTCGAACTCCAACCGACGCCGCTCGGTCTCGCGGTCTACGGCACAGTGACGGTGGGACTCGTGCTCGGGGTCCTGCTGATGCTGGTCGTCGTCGTCTCCAAGGTGGCCGACGCCGAGAGCGCGGGGAACAGGCCCTGA
- a CDS encoding universal stress protein yields the protein MYHVVIAVDEETDRARRQATAVADLPNSAEEVRATLLHIFTENPGGASATQVGSVRRAEELLENEGIEVAISERSGDPAAAVLDFAESEDADCICVGGRNRSPAGKAIFGSVSQSVILQADRPVLVTGGAETE from the coding sequence ATGTACCACGTCGTCATCGCCGTGGACGAAGAGACCGACCGGGCGCGCAGACAGGCCACCGCGGTCGCCGACCTCCCCAACTCGGCCGAGGAGGTCCGGGCGACCCTGCTCCACATCTTCACGGAGAACCCCGGCGGCGCGTCGGCGACGCAGGTCGGGTCGGTCCGCCGCGCCGAGGAACTGCTCGAAAACGAGGGCATCGAGGTGGCGATTTCCGAGCGGTCGGGCGACCCCGCCGCCGCGGTCCTCGACTTCGCCGAGAGCGAGGACGCCGACTGCATCTGCGTCGGCGGTCGGAACCGCTCGCCCGCGGGCAAGGCCATCTTCGGGAGCGTCTCCCAGTCGGTCATCCTTCAGGCCGACCGGCCGGTGCTGGTGACCGGCGGGGCCGAAACCGAGTAG
- a CDS encoding type II secretion system F family protein translates to MWGFLALALVALSAVPVALAPVSRRADRLVVFLALTAFGGWVAERGRRRTRRSRLLQSVHAGETYRMFAAKTLLYAGYAAVVGSIAGVYLVAGALAVLRVSPEAMRETLPAQLDFLAGLLVVPNLSTGEWFALLLATSATLGVASGVLTYWLRWENLSYRANARERKIDESLARTVAFVYALSRSGMAFPEILRTLARNRAVFGEAAAEVAVAVKAMDYAGLDMLSAIERLAERTPSEKFGEFADNLASVLQSGRSISSYLDTQYRRYQEDAEAQQAAFLELLATLAEGYVSVFVVAPLLFITILVIMGLMALGDTLPLLRMLAYFAIPLANVGFVIYLDSITESLRASREDRDIDLAAAALAGVRRTDAPTAERTGVERPGADGGRTADPTPSAVRPDGGSGVADAAPDADPAVLNFERLDAFENVRWLREALADPTRTLRENPVVVLYATVPLGLLSILLRSWPHLADGTLTLRVFDDFVVQAALFVVGTFAVVQELHRRRTAAIEAAIPDFLDRLASVNEAGMSVVESFERVSQSDLGALDAEARRLWTDIEWGVDAETALYRFEDRLDTPTVTRTVTLVANAMHASGDIARVLRIAADDAQDTRRLERKRRQEMLTYLVIIYLSFAVFLVIVGALNSILIPNLPTDAAASAGGTPVGGGPLSEISSVNVEAYTLLFFHTSLVQAVCSGLVAGQMGEGSVRNGAKHATILLAVAYAVFLFLP, encoded by the coding sequence ATGTGGGGGTTCCTGGCGCTCGCGCTGGTCGCTCTCTCCGCGGTCCCGGTCGCGCTCGCGCCGGTCTCCCGGCGGGCCGACCGCCTCGTCGTCTTCCTCGCGCTGACCGCGTTCGGCGGATGGGTCGCCGAGCGCGGCAGGCGACGGACGCGTCGGAGCAGACTCCTCCAGTCGGTCCACGCCGGCGAGACCTACCGCATGTTCGCGGCCAAGACCCTGCTGTACGCGGGGTACGCCGCAGTTGTCGGGAGCATCGCCGGAGTCTACCTCGTCGCGGGCGCGCTGGCAGTTCTCCGGGTCTCGCCCGAGGCGATGCGCGAGACCCTGCCCGCGCAACTCGACTTCCTCGCCGGTCTGCTCGTCGTCCCGAACCTCTCTACGGGCGAGTGGTTCGCGCTCCTGCTGGCGACCAGCGCGACCCTCGGGGTGGCGTCGGGCGTCCTGACCTACTGGCTCCGGTGGGAGAACCTCTCGTACCGGGCGAACGCCCGCGAGCGGAAGATAGACGAGAGCCTCGCTCGGACCGTGGCGTTCGTCTACGCGCTCTCGCGGAGCGGGATGGCGTTCCCCGAGATTCTCCGGACGCTGGCGCGCAACCGGGCGGTGTTCGGCGAGGCCGCCGCGGAGGTCGCGGTCGCGGTCAAGGCGATGGACTACGCGGGGTTGGACATGCTGTCGGCCATCGAGCGCCTCGCCGAGCGCACGCCAAGCGAGAAGTTCGGCGAGTTCGCCGACAACCTCGCCAGCGTCCTCCAGAGCGGCCGAAGCATCTCGTCGTACCTCGACACCCAGTACCGGCGGTATCAGGAGGACGCCGAGGCCCAGCAGGCGGCGTTCCTCGAACTGCTCGCCACGCTCGCGGAGGGGTACGTCTCGGTGTTCGTCGTCGCGCCACTGCTGTTCATCACCATCCTCGTCATCATGGGGCTGATGGCGCTGGGAGACACCCTGCCGCTCCTCCGCATGCTGGCGTACTTCGCCATCCCGCTGGCGAACGTCGGGTTCGTAATCTACCTCGACAGCATCACGGAGTCGCTCCGGGCGAGTCGCGAGGACCGCGACATCGACCTCGCGGCCGCGGCGCTCGCGGGCGTCCGGCGCACGGACGCGCCCACGGCCGAGCGAACGGGCGTCGAGCGCCCGGGCGCGGACGGCGGCCGGACCGCGGACCCGACTCCGAGCGCCGTCCGACCGGACGGCGGAAGCGGGGTCGCCGACGCGGCCCCCGACGCCGACCCGGCGGTGCTGAACTTCGAGCGCCTCGACGCCTTCGAGAACGTCCGCTGGCTTCGGGAGGCGCTGGCGGACCCGACCCGGACCCTGCGCGAGAACCCGGTCGTCGTCCTCTACGCTACCGTACCGCTCGGACTGCTCTCGATTCTGCTCCGGTCGTGGCCCCACCTCGCGGACGGGACGCTCACGCTCCGGGTGTTCGACGACTTCGTGGTGCAGGCCGCGCTGTTCGTCGTCGGCACGTTCGCCGTGGTTCAGGAGCTCCACCGGCGGCGCACCGCCGCGATAGAGGCCGCGATTCCGGACTTCCTCGACCGCCTCGCGAGCGTGAACGAGGCGGGGATGTCGGTGGTCGAGAGTTTCGAGCGGGTCTCGCAGAGCGACCTCGGTGCGCTCGACGCGGAGGCCCGACGGCTCTGGACCGACATCGAGTGGGGCGTGGACGCCGAAACCGCGCTCTACCGGTTCGAGGACCGCCTCGACACCCCGACCGTCACCCGGACGGTCACGCTCGTCGCCAACGCGATGCACGCCAGCGGCGATATCGCGCGCGTCCTCCGCATCGCGGCCGACGACGCGCAGGACACCCGGCGACTCGAACGGAAGCGCCGCCAAGAGATGCTGACCTACCTCGTCATCATCTACCTCTCGTTCGCCGTGTTCCTCGTCATCGTCGGCGCGCTGAACAGCATCCTCATCCCGAACCTGCCGACCGACGCCGCCGCGTCCGCGGGCGGCACCCCGGTCGGCGGCGGCCCGTTGTCGGAGATTTCGAGCGTGAACGTCGAAGCCTACACCCTGCTGTTCTTCCACACGTCGCTGGTCCAGGCGGTCTGCTCGGGCCTCGTCGCCGGACAGATGGGCGAGGGGAGCGTCCGGAACGGCGCGAAGCACGCGACGATACTGCTGGCCGTGGCCTACGCGGTGTTCCTGTTTCTGCCCTAA
- a CDS encoding type II/IV secretion system ATPase subunit yields MSQSPLSEWTDDVRIRIREFQRTLRRTVEVLRGTTIDAGEYDPGEHGPLTTFSGLEGYEERERYWVDAPFAFVSVNYDDVENEYLYHVVEPELDDLETELLDRLLSDIRDSLVHRREVRADADDPATAETVLKDELEELLSMYGVEVDVASFYRLFYYLYRTFRGFGKLDPLMHDPHIEDISCDGYDLPLFVYHDEYTDIETNVVYAQEELDNLVVRLAQQSGRHVSIGDPVVETTLPDGSRAELALGEEVTPRGSAFTIRKYAEEPFTPIDLVEYGTFSLDQMAYLWLAIESNKSLIFAGGTASGKTTSMNAISMFIPPRSKVLTIEDTRELALYHDNWLSSVTRERRGESADITMYDLLRSALRHRPEYIVVGEVRGEEAMTLFQAMNTGHTTYSTMHADSVQTVINRLENEPINVPRAMIQSLDILSVQTLTYVGDERVRRNRVLAEIDGIDQRTGDLDYSTAFSWNANEDDFRSSDSNVLDEIQDERGWSRSELLEELRNRERVLQYLRERGVSDYRRFTAMINEYYSHPERVLDTIELDAEVSTGFD; encoded by the coding sequence ATGTCTCAGTCGCCCCTCTCCGAGTGGACCGACGACGTGCGGATACGCATCCGGGAGTTCCAGCGGACGCTCCGCCGGACCGTCGAAGTCCTCCGGGGGACCACCATCGACGCCGGGGAGTACGACCCCGGCGAACACGGTCCGCTGACGACATTCTCGGGATTGGAGGGGTACGAGGAACGGGAGCGCTACTGGGTCGACGCGCCGTTCGCGTTCGTCTCCGTCAACTACGACGACGTGGAGAACGAGTACCTGTATCACGTCGTGGAACCGGAACTGGACGACCTCGAAACCGAACTTCTCGACCGCCTGCTGTCGGACATCCGCGACTCGCTCGTCCACCGCCGGGAGGTTCGGGCGGACGCCGACGACCCGGCCACCGCAGAGACCGTGCTGAAAGACGAACTCGAAGAACTCCTGTCGATGTACGGCGTCGAGGTGGACGTCGCGAGCTTCTACCGCCTGTTTTACTACCTCTACCGGACGTTCCGCGGGTTCGGAAAGCTCGACCCCCTCATGCACGACCCGCACATCGAGGACATCTCCTGCGACGGCTACGACCTGCCGCTGTTCGTCTACCACGACGAGTACACCGACATCGAGACGAACGTCGTCTACGCTCAGGAGGAACTGGACAACCTCGTGGTCCGACTCGCTCAGCAGTCGGGCCGGCACGTCAGCATCGGCGACCCCGTGGTCGAGACGACCCTCCCCGACGGGTCCCGTGCGGAGCTGGCGCTGGGCGAGGAGGTGACGCCCCGCGGGTCGGCGTTCACCATCCGGAAGTACGCCGAGGAACCGTTCACGCCCATCGACCTCGTGGAGTACGGCACGTTCAGCCTCGACCAGATGGCGTACCTCTGGCTGGCCATCGAGTCGAACAAGTCGCTCATCTTCGCCGGCGGGACGGCCTCGGGCAAGACCACCTCGATGAACGCCATCTCGATGTTCATCCCGCCGCGCTCGAAGGTGCTGACCATCGAGGACACCCGCGAGTTGGCGCTCTACCACGACAACTGGCTGTCGTCGGTCACCCGCGAGCGCCGGGGCGAGAGCGCCGACATAACGATGTACGACCTGCTTCGCTCGGCGCTTCGCCACCGCCCGGAGTACATCGTGGTCGGGGAGGTCCGCGGCGAGGAGGCGATGACCCTGTTTCAGGCGATGAACACGGGTCACACGACCTACTCGACGATGCACGCCGACTCGGTCCAGACGGTCATCAACCGCCTCGAAAACGAACCCATCAACGTCCCGCGGGCGATGATTCAGAGCCTCGACATCCTCTCGGTCCAGACGCTGACCTACGTGGGCGACGAGCGCGTGCGCCGGAACCGCGTCCTCGCCGAAATCGACGGCATCGACCAGCGGACCGGGGACTTGGACTACTCGACCGCGTTCTCGTGGAACGCCAACGAAGACGACTTCCGGAGCAGCGACAGCAACGTCCTCGACGAGATTCAGGACGAGCGCGGGTGGTCGCGGAGCGAACTCCTCGAAGAACTCCGGAACCGCGAGCGCGTCCTCCAGTACCTCCGCGAGCGAGGCGTCTCGGACTACCGGCGGTTCACCGCGATGATAAACGAGTACTACTCCCATCCCGAGCGCGTGCTGGACACCATCGAGTTGGACGCCGAGGTCTCGACCGGGTTCGACTGA
- a CDS encoding DUF7549 family protein: MVWVRSEYAGELAVVAAWLSALLPWNVTYSTLSGVGSVLFVRFPFFQVRYVFGISISKAVAVQTPLGALAYQEGHSIAAAYQAWTVGAAVVAAAVVLSVLLYRFEDRVEATIDPVRAMGGLLALAGVVLSVATWLLWTGAFPGLPIPVGVAFLYLFGGTLLVARRE, encoded by the coding sequence ATGGTCTGGGTTCGGTCAGAGTACGCGGGCGAGTTGGCCGTGGTGGCGGCGTGGCTCTCCGCACTCCTCCCGTGGAACGTCACCTACTCGACGCTCTCGGGCGTCGGTAGCGTCCTGTTCGTCCGCTTCCCGTTCTTTCAGGTCCGGTACGTCTTCGGCATCTCCATCTCGAAGGCCGTCGCGGTCCAGACGCCCCTCGGCGCGCTGGCCTATCAGGAGGGCCACTCGATAGCGGCCGCGTATCAAGCGTGGACGGTCGGCGCGGCCGTGGTCGCCGCCGCCGTGGTGCTGAGCGTCCTCCTCTACCGGTTCGAGGACCGCGTCGAGGCGACCATCGACCCGGTGCGGGCGATGGGCGGCCTGCTCGCGCTCGCGGGCGTCGTCCTCTCGGTGGCGACGTGGTTGCTCTGGACCGGCGCGTTTCCCGGTCTGCCGATTCCGGTCGGCGTCGCGTTCCTCTACCTGTTCGGCGGGACGCTGCTCGTCGCCCGTCGAGAGTGA
- a CDS encoding DUF5793 family protein: MRRDYFTLEVRNVDWVEEGDEAKKPTVSIDFEGPSSTLRERLTGTDDELLDAEETDVAFRLQGPVDDDETTGVVSVTNRITGDFVLELNEDADDVLKFITAAREYGKSTGDMDGRYHVEISINGEHLVEYDKSTFLVYNGEGNLLRQHSLIPSGVEL; this comes from the coding sequence ATGAGGCGCGACTACTTCACGCTGGAGGTTCGGAACGTCGATTGGGTCGAGGAGGGCGACGAAGCCAAGAAACCGACGGTAAGCATCGACTTCGAGGGCCCCTCCTCGACGCTCCGCGAGCGCCTCACGGGGACAGACGACGAGCTGCTCGACGCCGAGGAGACCGACGTGGCCTTCCGGTTGCAGGGTCCCGTGGACGACGACGAGACCACGGGCGTCGTCAGCGTTACCAACCGCATCACGGGTGACTTCGTGTTGGAACTCAACGAGGACGCCGACGACGTGCTGAAGTTCATCACCGCGGCCCGGGAGTACGGGAAATCGACCGGTGACATGGACGGACGCTACCACGTCGAAATCAGCATCAACGGCGAACACCTCGTCGAGTACGACAAGAGTACCTTCCTCGTCTACAACGGCGAGGGGAACCTCCTCCGCCAACACAGTCTCATCCCGAGCGGCGTCGAACTCTGA
- a CDS encoding phosphopentomutase/phosphoglucosamine mutase: MNLFGTAGIRGSAVETVTPELALAVGRAAGRDGDEFVVARDGRQTGTALAAAMEAGLESAGADVRRAGQLPTPALAFASRGRRGAMLTASHNPPTDNGIKLFADGEEYDRDAERTVEDRVEADDPPVPWDEWGESERVSVLDDYRDAVVEYAQGQGAPLDGLRVVVDCGNGMAAVATPQVLRNLGAEVVTLNANVDGHFPGRESKPTPETLGDLREFLRNDPEADLGIGHDGDADRIVILDGDGGVVHEDTVVAVLAAHYTDASDASDPVVVTTPNASGRIDEQVEAAGGRVERVRLGALHEGIAAARADGDEDTEVVFAAEPWKHVHTRFGGWIDGVTSAAVVSRLVAEAGGLAPLREPVTERPYRKVSVSCPDDAKTAVMDRLETAIPDRFPEAEVATEYGVRATLPDGSWVLVRPSGTEPYVRIYAESDDVDALVSEASEVVEDAVGAES; this comes from the coding sequence ATGAATCTCTTCGGGACCGCGGGCATCCGCGGGAGCGCAGTCGAGACGGTGACGCCGGAACTCGCGCTGGCGGTCGGTCGGGCCGCGGGACGCGACGGAGACGAGTTCGTCGTCGCGCGCGACGGTCGCCAGACCGGGACGGCGCTCGCCGCCGCGATGGAGGCCGGACTCGAGAGCGCCGGGGCCGACGTTCGCCGGGCGGGCCAACTCCCGACCCCGGCGCTGGCGTTCGCCTCGCGGGGTCGTCGCGGCGCGATGCTGACCGCCAGCCACAACCCGCCGACGGACAACGGCATCAAGCTCTTCGCGGACGGCGAGGAGTACGACCGCGACGCCGAACGGACCGTCGAGGACCGGGTCGAGGCCGACGACCCGCCGGTCCCGTGGGACGAGTGGGGCGAGAGCGAGCGCGTGAGCGTCCTCGACGACTACCGGGACGCCGTCGTGGAGTACGCGCAGGGGCAGGGCGCACCGCTCGACGGCCTGCGGGTCGTGGTCGACTGCGGCAACGGGATGGCCGCCGTGGCGACCCCGCAGGTCCTCCGGAACCTCGGCGCGGAAGTCGTCACTCTGAACGCCAACGTCGACGGCCACTTCCCCGGCCGGGAGAGCAAACCGACGCCCGAGACGCTCGGGGACCTCCGGGAGTTCCTCCGGAACGACCCCGAGGCCGACCTCGGCATCGGCCACGACGGCGACGCCGACCGCATCGTCATCCTCGACGGCGACGGCGGAGTCGTCCACGAGGACACCGTGGTCGCGGTCCTCGCGGCCCACTACACCGACGCGAGCGACGCGAGCGACCCCGTGGTCGTGACGACGCCGAACGCCTCGGGCCGCATCGACGAGCAGGTCGAGGCGGCGGGCGGCCGCGTCGAGCGCGTCCGCCTCGGGGCGCTCCACGAGGGCATCGCCGCGGCGCGCGCCGACGGCGACGAGGACACCGAGGTCGTCTTCGCGGCCGAACCGTGGAAGCACGTCCACACCCGGTTCGGCGGGTGGATAGACGGCGTGACCAGCGCGGCGGTCGTCTCTCGCCTCGTGGCCGAGGCGGGCGGTCTCGCGCCGCTCCGGGAACCGGTCACGGAGCGCCCCTACCGGAAGGTCAGCGTCTCGTGTCCCGACGACGCCAAGACCGCGGTAATGGACCGACTGGAGACCGCGATTCCCGACCGGTTCCCCGAGGCGGAGGTGGCGACCGAGTACGGTGTCCGGGCGACTCTGCCCGACGGGTCGTGGGTGCTGGTCCGTCCGAGCGGGACCGAACCCTACGTCCGAATCTACGCCGAGAGCGACGACGTGGACGCGCTGGTGTCGGAGGCGAGCGAGGTCGTGGAGGACGCGGTCGGCGCGGAGTCCTGA
- a CDS encoding BMP family lipoprotein, whose amino-acid sequence MVKIDEGRRRMLKVGGAGLLGTGLAGCIGGSGGGSGSDTTNVGMVYATGGLGDNSFNDMAHKGVTKAEKEFSVKSKDTEPSSPSDVSALQKKLARSSNPDYELICCIGFVQRSKLQKNAEQFSDQKFMVVDATVEKDNVASYRFKEHQGSFQVGNLAGLLTSRDFETTATAEGKEVTASTNGDLKVGFVGGKEVPLIKKFEAGFKAGVKHANSDVEVSSVYAGTWSDPGKGQSIANSMYENGADIVYHAAGGTGNGIFKAAQSKGRYAIGVDSDQSKSLPKYSNVILASMVKYVNEAVYKSIERTINGNFDGGSVRRLGLEKNGVAAVYGNKIGSKIPDSVKSELESSRKKIVNGDITVPTKPENV is encoded by the coding sequence ATGGTAAAAATCGACGAGGGTAGACGGCGGATGCTCAAAGTAGGCGGCGCGGGCTTGCTCGGAACGGGACTCGCGGGGTGCATCGGCGGTAGCGGCGGCGGCAGCGGTTCGGACACGACCAACGTCGGGATGGTGTACGCGACCGGCGGACTGGGTGACAACTCGTTCAACGACATGGCCCACAAGGGCGTCACGAAGGCCGAGAAGGAGTTCTCGGTGAAGTCGAAGGACACCGAACCGTCGAGTCCGAGCGACGTGTCGGCGCTCCAGAAGAAGCTCGCCCGGTCGAGCAACCCGGACTACGAACTCATCTGCTGTATCGGGTTCGTCCAGCGGAGCAAACTTCAGAAGAACGCCGAGCAGTTCTCCGACCAGAAGTTCATGGTCGTGGACGCGACAGTCGAGAAGGACAACGTCGCCAGCTACCGATTCAAGGAACACCAGGGCTCGTTCCAAGTCGGGAACCTCGCCGGCCTGCTGACCTCCCGTGACTTCGAGACCACGGCGACGGCCGAGGGCAAGGAAGTGACGGCCTCGACCAACGGCGACCTGAAGGTCGGATTCGTCGGCGGCAAGGAGGTTCCGCTCATCAAGAAGTTCGAGGCCGGATTCAAGGCCGGCGTCAAGCACGCCAACTCCGACGTGGAAGTCTCCTCCGTGTACGCGGGCACGTGGAGCGACCCGGGCAAGGGTCAGTCCATCGCCAACTCGATGTACGAGAACGGCGCGGACATCGTCTACCACGCCGCGGGCGGGACGGGCAACGGCATCTTCAAGGCCGCCCAGAGCAAGGGCCGCTACGCCATCGGCGTCGACTCCGACCAGTCCAAGAGTCTGCCGAAGTACAGCAACGTCATCCTCGCCAGCATGGTCAAGTACGTCAACGAGGCCGTCTACAAGTCGATCGAGCGCACCATCAACGGTAACTTCGACGGCGGGTCGGTCCGGCGACTCGGACTGGAGAAGAACGGCGTCGCGGCCGTCTACGGTAACAAGATCGGCTCCAAGATTCCCGACTCCGTCAAGTCGGAACTCGAATCCTCGCGGAAGAAGATCGTGAACGGCGACATCACGGTCCCGACCAAGCCCGAGAACGTCTAA
- a CDS encoding BMP family lipoprotein → MRGKAKQRRRFLQALGGAAAFGTVGRLQDPTNVGMVYATGGLGDNSFNDMAHDGVQRAAEQLSVKFQNAEPGSPSDVATLQRRFARSRNPNYELICCIGFVQADALRQNAQRFSDQKFMVVDTVVEMPNVASYVFKEHQGSFQVGHLAGLMTTMDFSAGAGQTNDQTTVGFVGGKEVPLIKKFEAGYLAGVQHANPDVNVLTAYAGAWNDPAQGQSIANSMYENGADIIYHAAGGTGTGVFRAAQSKGRYAIGVDADQSRSLPKYADVILASMVKHVDEAVFRSIRNVTNGNFEGGAVNRLGLEKNGVEAVYSSALESEIPQEVKSALQQSEQKIVSGEITVPTKPSAVGRETTTTQ, encoded by the coding sequence ATGCGGGGGAAAGCAAAACAGCGACGTCGGTTTCTGCAAGCACTGGGCGGGGCGGCCGCGTTCGGGACGGTCGGACGCTTGCAGGACCCGACCAACGTCGGGATGGTGTACGCCACCGGCGGACTGGGGGACAACTCGTTCAACGACATGGCCCACGACGGGGTCCAGCGGGCGGCCGAACAACTCTCGGTGAAGTTCCAGAACGCCGAACCCGGGAGTCCGAGCGACGTGGCGACGCTCCAGCGGCGGTTCGCCCGGTCGCGGAATCCGAACTACGAACTCATCTGTTGCATCGGATTCGTGCAGGCCGACGCCCTCCGTCAGAACGCCCAGCGGTTCTCCGACCAGAAGTTCATGGTCGTGGACACCGTGGTCGAGATGCCGAACGTCGCCAGTTACGTGTTCAAGGAGCATCAGGGGTCGTTCCAGGTCGGCCACCTCGCGGGCCTGATGACGACGATGGACTTCAGCGCGGGCGCCGGCCAGACCAACGACCAGACCACGGTCGGGTTCGTCGGCGGCAAGGAGGTTCCGCTCATCAAGAAGTTCGAGGCGGGATACTTGGCCGGCGTCCAGCACGCGAACCCGGACGTGAACGTGCTGACGGCCTACGCCGGCGCGTGGAACGACCCCGCGCAGGGCCAGTCCATCGCCAACTCGATGTACGAGAACGGCGCGGACATCATCTACCACGCCGCGGGCGGCACCGGAACCGGCGTGTTCAGGGCGGCCCAGAGCAAGGGCCGTTACGCCATCGGCGTCGACGCCGACCAGTCCAGAAGCCTGCCGAAGTACGCCGACGTGATTCTGGCCAGCATGGTGAAACACGTCGACGAGGCGGTCTTCCGGTCCATCCGGAACGTCACGAACGGCAACTTCGAGGGCGGAGCGGTCAATCGTCTCGGACTCGAAAAGAACGGCGTCGAGGCGGTCTACAGTTCGGCGCTGGAGTCCGAGATTCCCCAAGAGGTCAAGTCGGCGCTCCAGCAGTCCGAACAGAAGATAGTGAGCGGCGAGATAACGGTCCCGACCAAGCCGTCTGCGGTCGGACGCGAGACGACGACCACTCAGTAG